The Toxoplasma gondii ME49 chromosome XII, whole genome shotgun sequence genome includes a region encoding these proteins:
- a CDS encoding hypothetical protein (encoded by transcript TGME49_248300~Predicted trans-membrane domain (TMHMM2.0):47-70): protein MRVVSESREDTMDSPTHRTEPFIEVTALLATCTSPAVSAGEHPRLRRLLLVSVSRFSFPLIFLFFWLCISQSPTGSLLGLADGASIFLRSSPQWFSFDASHPFPSLSSPVDLLHSFPLSFKLSPTLIRSPSGCAFSCPCLGGEASLSLPSFSFMSSSFSRLLHCAHPSAKMRQHERLSASGRSFLWGQKLAWGRRLRPLRDTACSESVFSPFPASSPLSFRFPGRSAPRLTRSPLSASASLLASLPQSGTVSEPPEEAPDSLPPQRGDSNLGHSEGRPSSSFSPASAEPRRALSSILLSNLKAKQKRLREAREAEEKERALHAEEEAKKKDRARRRKARDALLINKKKQRKETHRQRVLRSAARRQYLREKQAQLERAFLEDTQTQRSSEKGRLRRGEFASEERRAKKEREIQVLQDLLKSSVLVIQLEAHGLTPNQRWSIVRGLALAGFYKGYRIKHGKNSYMRVALRRIIEERKQREATHSANSKRTEPLASAETPVANHVSDSPGERGFSSFPSSSPSPPSSPRFPSSSDSGSWRPSARRVRRDFWITHNEELAHKAALYGVDISGNKVKRVLEPEEEETFQALEAEEKSRERRIAERLQENLNKAAWRGDPRFAHLAIGMTRGGVWTQWEDDEELDQEKTEEMPEEVREAGMPYMEVDDWTDLFEEEIRCMREAKKEARAREEEVLNTVPLEGEVTPVAENGDEVMRHLGKSNLYLFVRAMPKNEKRLPLLVKTLASLLEEIVFDNRVKREQKGPPPRKYKGQWYDEELLPHITPEIAAANGFEPPAKDGQTQTSKDAESGQPTRDRVGGEIKVAFLGRSVLTPEQLKDFARRAPTREKLMQKLGGSLVGVTQRLAWSIQVTPTTLAAAVHKATEQKTPSAGEKTEDTT from the exons ATGCGCGTCGTCTCCGAAAGCAGGGAGGACACCATGGACAGTCCGACACACCGCACGGAACCGTTTATCGAGGTCACTGCTCTACTCGCTACCTGTACCTCTCCCGCAGTGTCTGCAGGCGAACATCCCCGCTTGCGGCGTCTCTTGCtggtttctgtctctcgtttctcctttccgcttatctttcttttcttctggctGTGCATCTCGCAGTCGCCTACGGGCTCCTTGCTGGGACTGGCTGACGGCGCTTCCATCTTTCTCCGGTCCAGTCCACAATGGTTTTCCTTCGACGCTTCACATCCCTTTCCATCCCTTTCCTCCCCTGTAGATCTTCTGCACTCGTTCCCGCTCTCTTTCAAGCTCTCTCCGACCTTGATCCGTTCTCCGTCAGGCTGCGCCTTTTCCTGCCCCTGCCTCGGTGGGGaggcttctctttctctgccctcgttctctttcatgtcgtcttctttttcacgACTGCTCCACTGCGCGCATCCCTCTGCAAAGATGCGACAACACGAGCGTCTTTCCGCTTCTGGACGATCGTTCTTATGGGGCCAAAAGCTTGCCTGGGGGCGGCGACTGCGACCTCTGCGAGAtaccgcatgcagcgaaagtgttttctctcccttccccgcgtcttctcccctttcctttcgttttcctggTCGTTCCGCTCCTCGCCTTACCCGGTCGCCCCTGTCtgcctcggcttctctcttggcTTCTTTGCCTCAATCGGGCACTGTATCGGAGCCTCCAGAAGAAGCTCCCGACTCCTTGCCTCCACAGCGAGGTGACTCAAACTTAGGTCACAGTGAAGGAcgcccctcttcttccttttctcctgcttctgcggAGCCACGACGAGCTTTATCTTCGATTTTGCTGAGTAACttgaaggcgaagcagaagcgtttgcgcgaggcgcgggaggcggaggagaaggagcgggcgttgcatgcagaggaggaggcgaagaagaaggaccggGCGCGGCGACGGAAGGCCCGCGATGCCCTTTTGATaaacaagaaaaagcaaaggaaggagacgcataGACAGCGGGTGCTGCGGAGCGCTGCGAGGCGCCAGTAcctgcgagagaagcaggcgcaACTGGAACGAGCTTTTCTGGAGgacacacagacgcagcgaagcagcgagaagggGCGTTTGCGACGAGGCGAGTTTGCGTCCGAGGAacgcagagcgaagaaggagagagagattcaGGTTCTCCAGGACCTCCTGAAAAGTAGCGTTCTGGTGATTCAACTCGAGGCCCATGGCTTGACGCCGAACCAGCGATGGAGCATTGTCCGAGGACTCGCGCTTGCGGGCTTCTACAAGGGATACCGAATCAAGCACGGAAAAAACAGCTACATGCGTGTCGCCCTCCGGAGGATTAtcgaggaaaggaagcagagagaagctaCGCATTCAGCAAATTCGAAACGCACAGAACCTCTTGCTtcagcagagacaccagTCGCAAACCATGTCTCAGACTCTCCCGGAGAACGaggtttttcttcgttcccttcttcctctccttctccaccctCTTCACCTCGATTTCCGTCTTCGTCGGACTCTGGGTCGTGGAGGCCTTCCGCGCGGCGGGTGCGTCGCGACTTTTGGATCACGCACAACGAAGAGCTGGCGCACAAGGCTGCCTTGTACGGGGTCGATATTTCTGGTAACAAAGTGAAGCGGGTGTTGGAgccggaggaggaggagacgttTCAGGCGCTCGAGGCGGAGGAAAAGAGCCGCGAGCGGCGGATTGCGGAGCGACTGCAAGAGAACCTCAACAAGGCAGCCTGGCGCGGAGATCCGCGGTTCGCGCACCTCGCGATCGGCATGACTCGCGGGGGTGTGTGGACGCAGtgggaagacgacgaagaactggaccaggagaagacggaggagatgCCGGAGGAAGTGCGAGAGGCGGGGATGCCGTACATGGAGGTGGACGACTGGACAGATTTGTTCGAGGAGGAGAttcggtgcatgcgcgaggcgaagaaagaggcccgcgcgcgcgaagaagaagtcctGAACACCGTGCCTCTCGAGGGCGAGGTAACGCCCGTCgcagagaacggcgacgaGGTGATGCGACATCTGGGGAAATCAAACTTGTATCTCTTTGTCCGAGCGATgccgaagaacgagaagcgcTTGCCTCTCCTTGTCAAAACGCTTGCGAGCCTGCTCGAGGAAATCGTCTTTGACAATCgtgtgaagagagaacagaagggTCCGCCGCCGAGAAAATACAAAGGACAGTGGTACGACGAGGAGCTCCTTCCACATATCACCCCCGAGATCGCGGCTGCGAACGGTTTCGAGCCTCCCGCCAAAGACGGACAGACGCAAACGAGCAAAGACGCAGAATCGGGACAGCCGACGCGAGACAGGGTCGGAGGCGAAATCAAGGTCGCCTTTCTCGGTCGGAGTGTCTTGACACCAGAACAGCTCAAGGACTTCGCGAGGCGCGCACCGACACGTGAAAAACTCATGCAAAAACTCGGAG GCTCTCTTGTCGGAGTGACGCAGCGCCTGGCCTGGTCCATACAGGTGACGCCAACCACCCTGGCTGCCGCTGTGCACAAAGCAACCGAACAGAAGACGCCGAGTGcgggcgagaagacggaggacaCTACCTAG
- a CDS encoding SNF7 family protein (encoded by transcript TGME49_248310), producing the protein MMRMIFGRGAAGKKDEEAPIVPADPSAASDLAEALHRNKEAIETLEKRQQHIEKKIRNQEATARERVASGDRRGAMLCLRRKKLFEQDLEQILTSRLTLETQIVTLEAAHTQQLAVQAIAGAAKAHRNFSQKLSIGKIDRLLDDIQEQQDLQQEVTQVLAQGLPPLDDVELQRELNALEASEIENRVLETACNAPSVPVDDPALTMPSLLQSLQPCCSPGLPFEPDRREAHCLSSGFAHMVSVPDVACASPLTTASPGVYGKPTVQRLSTHSTSASLSSSYRVSPSSQRLASVGRECRTKKVPLASVELATGGDSFPLQKRASSQATAGCGSVNDSLFSLSSPSSLHYVSPSPYLSTHSHSPSGRLQFQGDTFLPNADPKSHRGFWDQHTDRSGRVPERSAWTGQTRAKERFCFGLRGPTLLDAESAQRRRDTVNEEEQLRRLMGQLGP; encoded by the exons ATGATGCGAATGATTTTCGGCCGAGGAGCGGCGGGCAaaaaggacgaggaggccCCCATCGTCCCTGCGGACCCGAGTGCTGCCTCAGACCTCGCTGAGGCCCTCCACCGGAACAAGGAAGCCATTGAGACACTCGAGAAAAGGCAGCAGCACATCGAGAAGAAAATTCGC AACCAAGAGGCTACCGCCCGAGAGCGCGTGGCGTCGGGAGACCGGCGAGGGGCAATGCTCTGTCTGCGCAGAAAGAAACTTTTCGAACAAGATCTGGAGCAAATTCTCACCTCGCGACTCACCCTCGAAACGCAAATTGTCACTCTCGAGGCGGCTCACACGCAGCAGCTCGCCGTCCAGGCAATTGCCGGAGCGGCAAAGGCACACCGAAATTTCAGCCAGAAATT GAGCATAGGGAAAATTGACCGACTGCTCGACGACATCCAGGAGCAACAGGATCTGCAGCAGGAAGTGACGCAAGTTCTCGCCCAGGGTCTTCCGCCGCTGGATGAT GTGGAGCTGCAGCGGGAGTTGAATGCGTTGGAGGCGTCGGAGATAGAGAACCGCGTTCTcgagactgcatgcaatgCCCCGTCAGTCCCCGTCGACGACCCTGCACTCACCATGCCCAgtcttctccagtctctgCAGCCGTGCTGCTCACCCGGGTTGCCTTTCGAGccagacagacgagaggcgCATTGCCTCTCCTCTGGATTCGCCCACATGGTCAGTGTGCCCGATGTCGCTTGTGCGTCTCCCCTCACGACAGCAAGTCCTGGAGTGTACGGGAAGCCCACTGTCCAACGCCTGTCCACGCACTCtacgtctgcgtctctttcgtcaTCTTATCGTGTTTCTCCCTCATCTCAACGCCTGGCGTCAGTGGGCAGAGAATGCCGCACAAAAAAggttcctctcgcctccgtgGAGCTTGCGACGGGAGGCGATTCGTTTCCGCTGCAGAAGCGAGCAAGCAGTCAAGCCACTGCAGGGTGCGGCTCTGTGAATGattctctgttctccctaAGCTCCCCATCATCTTTGCACTACGTCAGTCCTTCCCCGTACCTCTCTACTCACTCTCACTCCCCTTCTGGCCGTCTGCAGTTCCAGGGAGATACCTTCCTCCCAAATGCAGATCCGAAGAGCCACAGGGGCTTTTGGGATCAACACACAGATCGATCTGGTAGAGTGCCTGAAAGGTCAGCGTGGACAGGACAGacaagagcgaaagagagattCTGTTTCGGTCTACGGGGGCCGACACTTCTCGACGCAGAGTCTGCGCAACGGAGGCGAGACACTGTGAATGAGGAGGAGCAGTTGAGGCGTCTCATGGGTCAGCTTGGTCCCTGA
- a CDS encoding carrier superfamily protein (encoded by transcript TGME49_248320), whose product MGLQQVLVSSSVSGFLVGSICTPFDVVKNFWQFNPACEANRANLTSSHVVRVLYRQHGLTGFWRGVVPAYATIIPANVTFFFAYERRRPDESPAWAGIKARAAAVVVTAPMELVRTRMQASIGMPGQCQTIRQVLGQLIQLGGVFSLWKGVLPTLVRDLPFSAIYWQTAEYMKAWGDSFIARNANPLTTFHSSDMPTHSRQRDGRSLSVRDTPGASSSLSPSSPAAAASCSHSSSASKAHLPAIFSSSLYQSFVFPFFSGAVASAIACVVTHPFDVLKTNVQAGCQQIEPHARKMGYIHLVSRGFVDVAKTVYAQQGLQGFTVGLTPRLLKIVPSCAVLLASYEVTKYLYSQSLLDSM is encoded by the coding sequence ATGGGTTTGCAACAGGTTCTTGTTTCAAGCTCGGTGAGTGGGTTTCTGGTTGGGTCGATCTGCACGCCTTTCGATGTAGTGAAGAATTTTTGGCAGTTTAACCCAGCTTGCGAGGCGAATCGAGCGAATTTGACATCGTCCCACGTCGTCCGTGTGCTGTACCGACAGCATGGTCTCACCGGCTTTTGGCGAGGTGTTGTTCCCGCGTACGCGACGATTATTCCTGCAAATGTGACCTTCTTTTTCGCATATGAGCGCCGCCGCCCGGACGAGAGCCCAGCGTGGGCGGGCATCAAAGCCCGGGCAGCAGCAGTTGTCGTGACAGCACCGATGGAGCTAGTTAGAACAAGAATGCAGGCCTCCATAGGTATGCCGGGGCAATGTCAGACCATTCGTCAGGTGCTTGGCCAGTTGATCCAGCTGGGCGGAGTTTTCAGCCTCTGGAAGGGCGTTCTTCCGACACTCGTCCGAGACTTACCTTTTTCGGCAATCTACTGGCAAACGGCTGAATATATGAAAGCTTGGGGAGACAGCTTCATCGCCAGGAATGCCAACCCCTTGACAACTTTCCATTCATCAGATATGCCAACGCACTCGAGGCAGAGGGATGgcaggtctctctctgttcgtgACACACCGGGCGCTTCCAgttccttgtctccctcttcaccTGCTGCAGCGGCCTCCTGCTCAcactcgtcttctgcttcgaaGGCACATTTGCCTGCCATCTTTTCCAGCTCTCTTTATCAgtccttcgtctttcctttcttctctggtgCAGTTGCGTCCGCCATCGCATGCGTGGTAACGCACCCGTTTGACGTTCTCAAGACCAATGTCCAGGCCGGGTGTCAGCAAATAGAACCTCACGCCCGGAAAATGGGGTACATTCACCTTGTTTCTCGGGGATTCGTTGATGTTGCCAAGACAGTGTATGCACAGCAAGGTTTGCAGGGATTTACCGTCGGTTTGACCCCCCGTCTTTTGAAGATTGTGCCGTCATGCGCAGTCCTCCTAGCATCTTACGAAGTCACAAAGTACCTGTATAGTCAATCTCTGCTTGACTCAATGTGA
- a CDS encoding zinc finger, C3HC4 type (RING finger) domain-containing protein (encoded by transcript TGME49_248330~Predicted trans-membrane domain (TMHMM2.0):95-118) yields the protein MAAPDHQCKRKQSLGEEYCDLIMTDWRSLGSFYQQGAATSGSPASPCDLLLECRPSAHVNKNAGSVTIRFLSTRFACLTPEVPGRIQQQRQTRPPCRLLAILLAVQAALSLRAVAVFVCRRIRLQRMYELVTGTSSRDMLESMSAGVDRARSEENQAHAVVPTSPAASLANTDEAPVLHSGEYEVNSTTHPRRHPEFRNTNIEETKERREIEDDGNVSCDEKANGMACLFCQGKCRGPTATACGHIYCWRCITRWILQQQRDQTAAACPVCRAACPPQDLVLLRHYRPSKGLLSTQPHSFRSPF from the exons ATGGCTGCTCCGGATCACCAGTG CAAAAGGAAGCAGTCACTTGGCGAAGAATATTGCGACTTGATTATG acTGATTGGCGGTCCCTGGGCAGCTTCTATCAGCAGGGTGCTGCTACTAG CGGCTCGCCGGCTTCACCTTGCGATCTTCTTCTGGAATGCCGACCATCTGCACATGTCAACAAG AATGCAGGATCCGTCACAATCCG GTTCTTGTCAACACGCTTTGCGTGCTTGACACCCGAGGTTCCTGGTCGGATACAACAGCAACGACAAACGCGACCTCCGTGTAGACTTCTTGCGATATTGTTGGCGGTTCAGgctgccctctctcttcgagcTGTAGCCGTATTTGTATGTAGGCGTATTCGCCTTCAGCGCATGTATGAGCTTGTCACAGGCACGTCTTCCCGCGATATGCTCGAAAGTATGTCGGCGGGTGTCGATCGAGCGCGATCTGAAGAAAACCAAGCACATGCAGTTGTTCCAACCAGTCCTGCGGCCTCATTAGCAAATACTGATGAGGCACCAGTGCTTCACAGTGGCGAATACGAAGTCAACAGCACTACTCATCCAAGGAGGCACCCCGAGTTCAGAAACACTAACatcgaggagacaaaggagagacgggagatAGAAGACGACGGCAATGTATCATGTGATGAAAAGGCGAACGGAATGGCATGCTTATTTTGCCAGGGCAAATGTCGTGGCCCAACGGCAACGGCCTGCGGCCACATCTACTGTTGGAGATGTATCACTCGATGGATACTGCAACAACAACGTGACCAGACTGCAGCCGCGTGTCCCGTCTGCAG GGCTGCGTGCCCTCCTCAAGACTTAGTGCTGCTGCGGCACTACCGGCCTTCAAAGGGCTTGCTATCCACACAGCCACACAGTTTCAGGTCCCCCTTCTGA